The following are from one region of the Apostichopus japonicus isolate 1M-3 chromosome 17, ASM3797524v1, whole genome shotgun sequence genome:
- the LOC139954659 gene encoding dnaJ homolog subfamily C member 27-like — protein MDKIRLKKTIRVKVISMGNAETGKSCIIKRYCEKRFVSKYLSTIGIDYGVTKVLAKDREVKVNIFDMAGHPIFYEVRNEFYKDTQGALLVFDVTNRASFDALDSWLAEMKQEIGDPSEMEKVVFCLCANKVDRTSQRAVEEYEGHAWANSKGFHYFETSAASGDGISELFEKLFQGLVTAYENGGKVERINTTLGYTKEQIDAIQRLKSGTDDWKRLGLLPGANKDEINKAYRKYAVLLHPDKNIAPGSEEAFKILVSARTNLLKNR, from the exons ATGGACAAAATTCGTCTAAAGAAAACAATCCGGGTGAAAGTCATTAGTATGGGGAATGCAGAAACAGGAAAG AGTTGCATCATTAAGAGGTATTGTGAGAAGAGATTTGTCAGCAAATACCTCTCTACTATTGGCATCGACTATGGAGTCACAAA AGTTCTCGCCAAGGACAGAGAAGTCAAAGTGAACATATTTGATATGGCTGGACATCCAATATTCTATGAG GTTCGAAATGAGTTTTACAAGGACACCCAAGGTGCTCTACTAGTGTTTGACGTAACAAACAGGGCAAGCTTCGATGCTCTTGACTCCTGGCTGGCAGAGATGAAACAAGAAATAGGAGATCCATCTGAAATGGAGAAGGTCGTCTTCTGTCTCTGTGCGAATAAG GTGGACAGAACTTCTCAGAGAGCAGTGGAGGAATATGAGGGACACGCTTGGGCAAACAGCAAAGGCTTTCATTATTTTGAGACTTCTGCAGCATCTGGAGACGGAATCTCTGAATTATTCGAG AAACTGTTCCAGGGCTTGGTGACTGCATACGAGAATGGAGGTAAAGTCGAGAGAATTAACACCACACTAGGATACACAAAGGAACAAATTGATGcaatacagagactgaaaagTGGAACAGATGACTGGAAAAGGCTTGGCCTGTTACCCGGCGCCAACAA AGATGAAATCAATAAGGCTTACAGGAAATATGCAGTCTTGCTCCATCCCGATAAGAATATAGCTCCGGGTAGCGAGGAGGCTTTCAAGATCCTCGTCAGTGCCAGGACGAACCTCTTGAAGAACAGATGA
- the LOC139954660 gene encoding E3 SUMO-protein ligase NSE2-like isoform X1, translated as MANSGRAHFEVVNSAVRGLAKVQTYIEQGMSDVIEVSLDLAENGGENEGSLHNLEEMMKEYIALDADLQKFNKAVGVVTQQMRQIDPKAEFNVQSKLRNQLEETEEPLQDPENHDKMIELKEKLWQLQHPGEGMPTQETVAGSQSSQDEDEPTMTQVEVCTKCPISQGEMIDPVKNKTCGHSYERKAVAELMKQRRGMKCPVTGCHNKNPLLQRDLVDNKELKMLIERRNRQTGKRGN; from the exons ATGGCTAACTCCGGGAGAGCTCATTTTGAGGTAGTCAATAGTGCAGTCAGAGGGCTGGCAAAAGTTCAGACATACATCGAGCAAGGCATGAGTGATGTCATAGAGGTATCCTTGGATCTGGCCGAAAATGGTGGAG AGAATGAGGGCAGTCTTCATAACTTGGAAGAAATGATGAAGGAGTATATCGCACTCGATGCTGATCTCCAGAAGTTCAATAAAGCTGTCGGTGTGGTAACACAGCAG ATGCGGCAGATCGATCCTAAAGCAGAGTTCAACGTCCAGTCGAAACTGAGAAACCAGCTGGAGGAGACCGAAGAACCACTTCAAGACCCTGAAAATCATGATAAAATGATTGAACTCAAGGAAAAGCTCTGGCAACTCCAACATCCAG GTGAAGGGATGCCAACACAAGAGACTGTGGCTGGTAGCCAATCATCGCAAGATGAGGATGAACCCACCATGACTCAGGTGGAAGTCTGTACCAAGTGCCCGATCTCGCAAGGAGAAATGATTGACCCGGTCAAGAATAAAACTTGTGGACACAGCTATGAGAGGAAGGCAGTGGCAGAACTCATGAAGCAACGAAGAGGAATGAA atGTCCAGTCACTGGATGCCACAATAAAAACCCACTCCTGCAGAGAGATCTGGTCGATAACAAAGAACTGAAAATGCTCATCGAGAGGAGAAACAGGCAAACTGGCAAGAGGGGAAACTGA